CGAAGTTTAATGGATCATCTCGGAAGCGGTAAAGAATGGGATCTCGACAGAAAAACAGGCGGTTTATTTATTTTACAACCTTTTTTTAGAAAAAAAGACGAAATCCCTGTTTATAAAGGTACTGCTGATGCCATATTTCAGAATATGACGTTATTAAGGCGTGGTGACGAAGATTTCGTTTTAATTGGTTCTGGTGATCATATATATAATTTTGACTTTTCAGAATTATATAGATTTCATCTTTCAAATGCTGCTGATATATCCATATTAACAAAAGAAATTGATAATGAAAAGGAATTGTCTCAATATGGCCAGGTAATTACAGAAAATGATGGAAGAATTACAGAATTCTACGAAAAACCTGAAGAAATAAAATCAAAAAGAATTTCACTTGGAGTTTATTTTATAAATAAAGCACTTTTAATAGAATTACTTTACACCAGTATTCCTAATGGCGGTAAAGACCTTGTAAAAGATATTATAATTCCGAATCTAAAAAAATTAAGAGTATATGCCTATGATTTCAAAGGATACTGGTCAAATATAAAAAAATCCATAGAAACTTATTATAATACAAATATGGATATATTGAAAAAGGAAATACGACAGGAATTATTCTATCAAAATAAAATATATACCAAATTAAAAGATTATGCGCCACCTAAAATTAACATTAATGCCAGCGTTAAAAATTCATTTATTGCCGATGGAACAATAATAAATGGAATGGTTAAAAATTCCATTATTTCACGAGGTGTTCGAATAAAAGCAGGTGCGGTAGTGGAAAATTCCATTATATTACAGGACACAATAATTTCTGAAGGAAGCGTTATAAGAAATGCCATTATTGATAAAGACTGTGAAATACGTGAAGGCAGGAAAATTATTGGTGAAAATGGCATTAAAGTAATTGAGAAAGGTACTATTATATAGTATTGGGGGGAGAAAGATGAATGTTGTTGCTTTAATACTTGCTGGTGGTCAGGGGACAAGACTTGGCGCTATTACCGAATACCTTGCAAAGCC
This is a stretch of genomic DNA from Marinitoga piezophila KA3. It encodes these proteins:
- the glgD gene encoding glucose-1-phosphate adenylyltransferase subunit GlgD, which codes for MKVLGLILAGSSKSGIEQLTMKRASAAVPVFGKYRAIDFTISNFVNSKIKKVGVLTQYYPRSLMDHLGSGKEWDLDRKTGGLFILQPFFRKKDEIPVYKGTADAIFQNMTLLRRGDEDFVLIGSGDHIYNFDFSELYRFHLSNAADISILTKEIDNEKELSQYGQVITENDGRITEFYEKPEEIKSKRISLGVYFINKALLIELLYTSIPNGGKDLVKDIIIPNLKKLRVYAYDFKGYWSNIKKSIETYYNTNMDILKKEIRQELFYQNKIYTKLKDYAPPKININASVKNSFIADGTIINGMVKNSIISRGVRIKAGAVVENSIILQDTIISEGSVIRNAIIDKDCEIREGRKIIGENGIKVIEKGTII